The nucleotide sequence CTTGCTGCTCAGGTCTTTTTAATTCATCTGATATGCCTTGGATGTTATTGTTTGTTTAATTAATGACTAGAAAATGCTTTAAGTTTCTTTCTGACCATATGGAAAATTTccatttctttctattttttaggACGATGATCAAGTTGTTCAAAGTAAAGGAAAGAGAACGTGCTGAACGAGCCAATGGAGGACCACCTGTGAAAAAGCAAACTGCGGGAGAATTGCGTCTTCATAGGGGTACAACGTGTACTTTTTCTGCATTGCATATTTTTTTGCTAAAGGATTTTCCCGCTAGGTTTTGATGTTTACGTGATGAAATTTTCGTGTCTGAAGTCTATGCTGAGAAATAAGAGCCAGTTATGGTGAGGGGAATTTTGTAAGAAGGGATATGGATGGAGATGAAAATGTTGAAGGATGGATTGAAAAGAGTGAGACGATTTGTTAAGCGATTTAGATTTCTCTGGTTTCATTTTTGGATCTAAGAGAATTTGGTTTTGTCTAAATTACACGGAAGAGAGTCAATAAAGAAGTTCAAACCAAGCTGAAATGCATGTTGCTTCGATTGGTCTATTTACCCTTTCTCTAGGCCTCCGGTGCATTGTGTGCTTGGATATTGGTAGTCTTGATTTATGTATTTGTAGGATACTAATAGATTTTTCAATAATACTTATATATTTTTGAACAAGCCATTTAATGGTGATCTTGATGCATTTAGGAAGTTTAATATGAAATTAATGTAAAAATGGCTCTGCAGATAATATAAtcttttatccttttttttgttttatcacTTGTCTCTTTGTTTAGTATGCCAATTTTTTATTATGGATCATGACATCCAAGTTCTATTGTGAAATCAAAGTGAGTTGATACTTCTTTGAAGGGTGATAGAGGTTTAAGGAAAATAAGCCTTCATGCAAGAGGTTTAATACTTTACAAGGCGAGAAGCTTTTgtattatatacatatgtggGTGTGTTTTCGATATCCAAGTCTTTTATAAAATCTTTGTGACCTCGTCGCATTTCTGATATGTTACAGATATTACTGAGCTGAACCTACCTAATTCATGCACCATATCTTTCCCCAATGGCAAGGATGACCTGATGAACTTTGAGGTCTCAATTCGGCCAGATGAAGGATATTATCTGTGAGGAACTCTCCTTTCATGATTCTTTCCCTTTTGATATTTAAAACTACCATGTTCAAATTTGGCAGATTTAAAACGTTGGCATTTGCCTCCTTTTTACACAGAAGATAGGTTTTTCTGTTCTCATTAGTGCTTCATGCAATATATCTGTAGAATGAGAGCAATTGAAATCTGGCTTgatattctttaatttttcagAGGGGGAACATTTTTGTTCTCTTTCCAGGTTTCTCCTATCTACCCACATGAGGCTCCAAAAGTTAAGTGCAAGACCAAGGTAGAGCGCCCGatcatatttatttttcttgaaatcCCTTTTCCTTGCTTTTATGCATACATGTTATAGATTGGTTTTCTCTTATTCTTGGGCACACATGCTTCATACTTGCAGGTTTACCATCCAAATATTGATTTGGAAGGGAACGTGTGCCTCAACATCTTACGGGAAGATTGGAAACCTGTTCTCAATATAAATACTGTTATCTATGGATTGTATCATCTTTTCACGGTATTATTTGCTGCTTAGTCAGGTAGATCTCTCGAATTAGTGGCTGCAATTCttgaaatttttgtttaattgtATGCAGGAACCAAATCATGAGGATCCCCTTAATCATGATGCTGCTGCAGTGTTGAGGGACACCCCAAAGACGTTTGAAGCGAATGTGAGAAGAGCTATGGCTGGAGGTTATGTGGGGCAAACCTTTTTCCCCCGTTGTATGTAGGTTTCGCATGATGGCACTAAGTGCCCATTGACATTTGTCGTCGTGCTGAGATCAACATTTGTCGTTTTGCTGAGATGCCTGTAAAACTAATCTGCAAATTGCAttccatccttttttttttatttattattttctggTTGTTGGTCGGGGAATATATTCCTAAGGACTAGGCAAATGAAAGCCAAATGACAGTACCTGTGCTTCTGTGGCTGCCCCTGTATGCTGGCATTTCAATACTAT is from Tripterygium wilfordii isolate XIE 37 chromosome 14, ASM1340144v1, whole genome shotgun sequence and encodes:
- the LOC120015000 gene encoding NEDD8-conjugating enzyme Ubc12-like isoform X1 produces the protein MDKTLKAREERFELGINTRDRPSLLLRTMIKLFKVKERERAERANGGPPVKKQTAGELRLHRDITELNLPNSCTISFPNGKDDLMNFEVSIRPDEGYYLGGTFLFSFQVSPIYPHEAPKVKCKTKVYHPNIDLEGNVCLNILREDWKPVLNINTVIYGLYHLFTEPNHEDPLNHDAAAVLRDTPKTFEANVRRAMAGGYVGQTFFPRCM
- the LOC120015000 gene encoding NEDD8-conjugating enzyme Ubc12-like isoform X2, whose amino-acid sequence is MIKLFKVKERERAERANGGPPVKKQTAGELRLHRDITELNLPNSCTISFPNGKDDLMNFEVSIRPDEGYYLGGTFLFSFQVSPIYPHEAPKVKCKTKVYHPNIDLEGNVCLNILREDWKPVLNINTVIYGLYHLFTEPNHEDPLNHDAAAVLRDTPKTFEANVRRAMAGGYVGQTFFPRCM